Below is a window of Culturomica massiliensis DNA.
GGGCTGTCAGGATGATAAACTCGGAAACGAGGATAAAAGCAAGGAGCAACCCGGATGGACCCGGGAAAGCCGGACAAACTTCCTTCCCGGCGTCATCCGGATAAAACTGCAATCCGGAAGTTCTGAAAAAGTACGCCTTTCTTCTGCCGCCGGGACGGCACAGATGGGGATTTCCGAAATCGACCGCATCGCCGCCGAACTCGGGGCCTCACAGATCAAGAGGGTATTCCCGCCTGCCGGAAAGTTCGAAGCCCGGCAACACGCCGCCGGACTTGACCTGTGGTATGACATCCGCTTCAATCAGGATGTTCCCCTGACAAGGGCCGCCGCCGATCTTTCGTCCGTAGCGGGCATCGACATCATAGAACCTGTCCGCCGGGCCGTCCGCACAGGCGGCGACCGCATCGTCCCCGTTGATGCCGCAGCCCTTGTAAAACCGGCTGCCACGGGGACCTTCAACGACCCCCTTCTGTCAAAACAATGGCATTACAACAACAACGGAAGCATCCAGTACTCCGTAGAAGGGGCTGACATCAACCTGCAAAGGGCCTGGGACGTCACCGCCGGTTCCCGCGAAGTGATCGTCGCCGTCGTTGACGGGGGAATCGATATCAACCACGAAGACCTCCGGGACAACGTATGGAGAAACGAAGACGAGCAGGAAGGCCTGGACGACAACGATAACAACGGCTATGACGGGGATGTATACGGATGGAACTTCGTACACGACAGCCCGAACATCGTGGCTCACGCACACGGTACCCACGTTGCGGGAACGATTGCCGCCGTCAATAACAACGGCATCGGCGTGTGCGGCGTTGCAGGAGGAAGCGGGAACAACGACGGAGTACGTGTCATGAGCTGCCAGATTTTCGCCCCCAATGCACAGGACCCAGACAAGGACGACGGCACCCAGCAAATTCCCTCTGCCATTGTTTACGGAGCCAACAACGGGGCCGTCATCAGCCAGAACAGCTGGTCCTATACATTTGACGAAGGGGTTACCCCGACCTTCCCCAGGGCTACCAAAGAAGCCATCGATTATTTTATCACTTATGCGGGAATAGATGAAACAGGCATACAGACCGGCCCCATGAAGGGCGGTATCGTGATCTTCTCTGCCGGCAACAGCAACCGGGACTACCTCGAATATCCCGCCCAGTATGATAAAGTCCTTTCAGTAGCCTCCATGGCTCCGGATTTCAAAAAGGCCTATTATTCCAATTATGCAGACTGGGTTGATATAACCGCTCCCGGAGGAAGTTTCCGCTACGGCGGCAAATACAACGACAACTGTGCCATCCTGAGCACCCTGCCCGACAACAACTACGGATACATGCAGGGCACCTCCATGGCCTGTCCCCATGTCTCCGGGGTTGCGGCGCTGATCGTTTCCGAATACGGCGTGGGACATCCCGGCTTTACCCCGGAGGACCTGCGCAAGCGCATCCTCAATACCGCAAGGGATATCGATGCCCACAATCCGGAGTTCGCCGGAAAGCTCGGCGTCGGCTACATTGATGCCGCCCGCGCCGTACAGACCGATGCTGGGATTGCTCCCGAACCGGTGAATGACCTGCAGGTTGTCTGGAAATCAAATTCTGCAGAGCTTGCCTGGAGTGTTACGGCCGACCAGGACAACGGGACGGCTGACCACTATGACATTTACCTGAGCACACAGCCGTTCGGGAACACGGACCTCAGTACCCTTGACGTAACCGGGAGGGTGGATGTCGGAAACAAGGCTGCCGGAGAAGGCGTGGCTGCCACGCTCAGCAATCTGACCCCAAAAACCGTTTACTATATCGCGGTCGTTGGCGTCGACATGTTCGGAAACCGTTCGTCTGCCGCCTTCGAAAGCGGTGAAACTCTGAGCAACCAACCCCCGGTTGTAACGCGCAGGAATTCAGGGGACATCCTGCTTAAAGCCTATCAGACAAGGAAGGAATACTTCGACGTGACAGAGCCGGAAGGACAGGGGTATACATTCACCCTGAACGATATGAAAGGCGTTTCGGCTGCCCTGGAAGGCAATGCGGTTGTCGTTACCATCAAAGCCCCGGAAGTTTCGGCAGGGGAAGCATACAGCGGTACGGCCGTACTGACCGTCACGGATGAAGCCGGAGCTGCAACGGTTGTCGGCATCCCGTTCGCCATAGAGAAAAACAACGCCCCCGTTATCACCCAGGCATCCTGGGAAAACATGTACTTTGAGCGCAACGGGGAAAAGCAGGTTATCCCCCTGGAGGACTACTTTACGGATGCAGACGGGGAAGCCCTCAGTTACGATATCACCAGTTCCGTCACCGGACTTATAAGAACGGACGTAGAGAACGGGCAGCTGACCATTACTTCCCTCAAAAACGGGATGGCCACAGTCACGGTTACTGCCGGCGATTATTTCGGAAAGACATGCAGCCGCGAATTTGTAGTGATGTCGAGGGACAACCGCGTGCCTGTCGACCTTTATCCCAATCCGGTAAAGGACAGGATGAATATCCGCATGGGCAAAGAGGTACAGGGGAAGATCGGCGTTACCCTTTACAATACAGGAGGGACACAGGTATGGGAATCGGCAGAGACGATCTCTCCGTTCGGTCCGGCACAGGTGGATCTGAGCAGATTACCGGGGGGCAGTTATGTGGTGGTAGTGAAATACAACGGTAAAGAATACAAGAA
It encodes the following:
- a CDS encoding S8 family serine peptidase, whose translation is MNHKLFFLLLGLLFLGCQDDKLGNEDKSKEQPGWTRESRTNFLPGVIRIKLQSGSSEKVRLSSAAGTAQMGISEIDRIAAELGASQIKRVFPPAGKFEARQHAAGLDLWYDIRFNQDVPLTRAAADLSSVAGIDIIEPVRRAVRTGGDRIVPVDAAALVKPAATGTFNDPLLSKQWHYNNNGSIQYSVEGADINLQRAWDVTAGSREVIVAVVDGGIDINHEDLRDNVWRNEDEQEGLDDNDNNGYDGDVYGWNFVHDSPNIVAHAHGTHVAGTIAAVNNNGIGVCGVAGGSGNNDGVRVMSCQIFAPNAQDPDKDDGTQQIPSAIVYGANNGAVISQNSWSYTFDEGVTPTFPRATKEAIDYFITYAGIDETGIQTGPMKGGIVIFSAGNSNRDYLEYPAQYDKVLSVASMAPDFKKAYYSNYADWVDITAPGGSFRYGGKYNDNCAILSTLPDNNYGYMQGTSMACPHVSGVAALIVSEYGVGHPGFTPEDLRKRILNTARDIDAHNPEFAGKLGVGYIDAARAVQTDAGIAPEPVNDLQVVWKSNSAELAWSVTADQDNGTADHYDIYLSTQPFGNTDLSTLDVTGRVDVGNKAAGEGVAATLSNLTPKTVYYIAVVGVDMFGNRSSAAFESGETLSNQPPVVTRRNSGDILLKAYQTRKEYFDVTEPEGQGYTFTLNDMKGVSAALEGNAVVVTIKAPEVSAGEAYSGTAVLTVTDEAGAATVVGIPFAIEKNNAPVITQASWENMYFERNGEKQVIPLEDYFTDADGEALSYDITSSVTGLIRTDVENGQLTITSLKNGMATVTVTAGDYFGKTCSREFVVMSRDNRVPVDLYPNPVKDRMNIRMGKEVQGKIGVTLYNTGGTQVWESAETISPFGPAQVDLSRLPGGSYVVVVKYNGKEYKNNIVKL